From a region of the Mycobacteroides saopaulense genome:
- a CDS encoding FAD-binding oxidoreductase, whose amino-acid sequence MSQDALAVLSELVAALGDGAVITDPDITASYRQDRAFDPDAGTPLAVVRPNSTEEVSTALTWASAHRIPVVPRGAGTGLSGGSTAQDGAIVLSTERMRAITIDTATRVAITQPGVLNAEVKAAASEHGLWYPPDPSSFEICSIGGNIATNAGGLCCVKYGVTTDYVLGMHVVLADGTILRLGGPRLKDVAGLSLTKLFIGSEGTLGVITEVTLRLLPAQPPPCTVVASFSSVHDATNAVLAITAQIRPSMLEFMDSVAINAVEDKLRMGLDRKAAAMLVARSDERGSTSAEDAELISRIFTDHHAAEVFSTDNQEEGEAFVAARRFAIPAVEAKGPLLLEDVGVALPQLAQLVEGVEAIAVRHRLLISVIAHAGDGNTHPLIVHDPNNPDESQRAHTAFGEIMDLAISLGGTITGEHGVGRLKKPWLGDQVGPEVLEVNRRIKLALDPDGILNPGTLI is encoded by the coding sequence ATGAGCCAGGACGCCCTCGCGGTGCTTTCTGAATTGGTCGCCGCCCTCGGCGACGGCGCGGTCATCACCGACCCCGACATCACCGCCTCGTATCGACAAGACCGGGCCTTCGATCCGGACGCCGGAACACCACTGGCGGTGGTGCGGCCCAACAGCACCGAAGAGGTGTCCACCGCCCTCACATGGGCCAGTGCACATCGCATTCCCGTGGTGCCCCGTGGCGCGGGCACCGGCCTGTCCGGTGGATCCACCGCCCAGGACGGCGCCATCGTGCTGTCGACCGAACGGATGCGCGCCATCACTATCGACACCGCCACGCGCGTCGCGATCACTCAGCCCGGCGTCCTCAACGCGGAGGTGAAGGCAGCCGCGTCCGAACACGGCCTCTGGTACCCACCAGACCCGTCGTCCTTCGAGATCTGCAGCATCGGCGGCAACATCGCCACCAATGCCGGCGGGTTGTGCTGTGTCAAATACGGCGTGACCACCGACTACGTGCTGGGAATGCACGTAGTCCTGGCCGACGGCACCATCCTCAGGCTGGGTGGACCGCGTCTCAAAGATGTTGCCGGACTGAGTCTTACCAAGCTCTTCATCGGCAGCGAGGGCACCCTGGGCGTGATCACCGAAGTCACCCTGCGGCTGCTCCCCGCGCAGCCGCCTCCGTGCACCGTGGTGGCGAGCTTCTCATCGGTGCACGATGCGACCAATGCCGTCCTCGCGATCACCGCGCAGATCCGGCCCTCGATGCTGGAGTTCATGGACTCGGTGGCGATCAACGCCGTGGAGGACAAGCTTCGGATGGGGTTGGACCGCAAGGCCGCCGCCATGCTGGTGGCCCGGTCGGACGAACGCGGCTCAACCTCCGCGGAGGACGCCGAGCTCATCTCTCGCATCTTCACCGATCACCATGCCGCCGAAGTCTTTTCCACCGATAACCAGGAGGAGGGTGAGGCGTTCGTCGCGGCACGAAGGTTCGCGATCCCCGCAGTGGAGGCAAAGGGCCCACTGCTGCTCGAAGACGTGGGCGTTGCACTGCCGCAGCTGGCCCAGCTGGTGGAAGGAGTCGAAGCCATTGCCGTACGGCACCGCTTGCTGATCTCGGTAATCGCGCACGCGGGCGACGGCAATACCCATCCGCTCATCGTGCATGACCCCAACAACCCCGATGAATCGCAGCGCGCCCACACGGCGTTCGGCGAAATCATGGATCTGGCGATCTCTCTCGGCGGCACCATCACCGGCGAGCATGGGGTGGGGCGTCTCAAGAAGCCATGGCTGGGTGATCAGGTCGGACCTGAGGTGCTCGAGGTGAATCGGCGGATCAAGCTGGCTCTCGACCCCGACGGCATCCTGAACCCGGGCACGCTGATCTGA
- a CDS encoding mycofactocin-coupled SDR family oxidoreductase, with protein sequence MADFEGKTALITGGARGMGRSHALALAEAGADVAICDRCENSDVVGYPLATEDDLAETVALVEKTGRRCISAKVDVKDRAALESFVAETEDLLGGIDIAITNAGISTIAMLPEVESAQWDEVIGTNLTGTFNTISAVAPGMIKRNYGRIVTVSSMLGHSANFAQASYVSSKWGVIGLTKCAAHDLVGYGITVNAVAPGNIETPMTQNDFVFGTMRPDLEKPTLKDVESVFASLHLQYAPFLKPEEVTRAVLFLVHEASSHITGTVLPIDAGATARMI encoded by the coding sequence GTGGCTGACTTCGAGGGAAAAACTGCACTGATCACCGGCGGCGCGCGCGGCATGGGCCGTTCACACGCCCTGGCGCTGGCCGAGGCGGGCGCCGACGTCGCGATCTGCGATCGCTGCGAGAACAGCGACGTCGTGGGATATCCGCTGGCGACCGAGGATGACCTCGCCGAGACAGTCGCCCTGGTCGAAAAGACCGGCCGCCGATGCATCTCGGCCAAGGTGGACGTGAAGGACAGGGCCGCACTGGAATCGTTTGTCGCCGAAACCGAGGACTTGCTCGGCGGAATCGACATCGCCATCACCAACGCCGGCATCAGCACCATCGCAATGCTGCCCGAGGTCGAGTCCGCGCAGTGGGACGAGGTCATCGGCACCAACCTCACCGGGACCTTCAACACCATTTCGGCAGTGGCACCGGGCATGATCAAGCGGAACTACGGCCGCATCGTCACCGTGTCGTCGATGCTCGGACACAGCGCGAACTTCGCTCAAGCCTCTTATGTCTCGTCGAAGTGGGGCGTCATCGGATTGACCAAATGTGCCGCCCACGACCTCGTCGGCTACGGCATCACCGTGAACGCCGTTGCTCCGGGCAACATCGAAACGCCCATGACCCAAAACGATTTCGTTTTCGGCACCATGCGCCCCGACCTGGAGAAGCCGACACTCAAGGACGTCGAATCCGTCTTCGCCTCCCTGCACCTGCAGTACGCCCCCTTCCTCAAGCCCGAAGAAGTCACCCGCGCGGTGTTGTTCCTGGTCCACGAGGCCAGCTCGCACATCACCGGGACCGTACTGCCGATCGACGCCGGTGCGACGGCACGAATGATATGA
- a CDS encoding HIT family protein: MPCVFCAIVAGESPSFRVYEDETTLAFLDIRPITRGHTLVIPKAHAQDLTDLKPDDAAAIMTVGQRIANAMRDSELHSDGTNLALNDGRVAFQTVMHAHLHVVPRRGGDKLAFAKGFVVRRDPNLEATACIIREAVQAT; the protein is encoded by the coding sequence ATGCCCTGTGTCTTCTGCGCCATCGTCGCCGGCGAGTCACCGTCCTTCCGCGTCTACGAGGACGAGACAACGCTCGCCTTCCTCGACATCCGCCCCATCACCCGCGGACACACACTGGTCATTCCGAAGGCCCACGCGCAGGATCTCACGGACCTGAAGCCCGATGACGCCGCGGCCATCATGACGGTGGGCCAGCGCATCGCCAACGCCATGCGCGATTCGGAACTGCACAGCGACGGCACTAACTTGGCGCTCAACGATGGCCGTGTCGCATTCCAAACCGTCATGCACGCGCACCTCCATGTGGTCCCCCGCCGCGGCGGGGACAAGCTTGCCTTCGCAAAGGGATTCGTCGTCCGTCGCGACCCCAACCTGGAGGCGACCGCCTGCATCATCCGAGAAGCGGTGCAGGCCACCTAG
- a CDS encoding cytochrome P450, producing the protein MSVDVSHTPVVPRYIPGASDNWINPWPMYTALRDHDPVHHVVPEGAPHDDYYVLTRHADVYAAARDWETFSSAKGLTVTYGDLEKTGMADNPPFVMQDPPSHIDFRKLVSRGFTPRQVTAVEPKVREFVVERLERLKERGEGDIVIELFKPLPSMVVAHYLGVPEQDRAQFDTWTDSIVASASGGAIDLTSVSADIAQTIGELMMYFTQLIERRRVEPEDDTISHLVAAGVGADGDISGTLQILGFAFTMVAGGNDTSTGLLGGAVQLLHSNPDQRQRLLDDPSLLTGAVEEFLRLTSPVQGLARTATRDVTIGDTTIPAGRRALLMYGSANRDEREYGDDAGELDVLRQPRNILTFSHGNHHCLGAAAARMQSRVALEELLTRIPNFEVDLDGVTWADGSYVRRPLTVPISVG; encoded by the coding sequence ATGTCAGTTGATGTGTCTCACACTCCTGTTGTGCCCCGCTACATCCCCGGCGCCTCGGACAACTGGATCAATCCATGGCCGATGTACACGGCACTTCGGGACCACGACCCGGTGCACCATGTGGTGCCGGAGGGGGCACCTCACGACGACTACTACGTGCTGACCCGGCACGCCGATGTGTACGCCGCCGCCCGCGACTGGGAGACGTTCTCCTCGGCGAAGGGCCTCACCGTCACCTACGGTGACTTGGAAAAAACCGGCATGGCCGATAACCCGCCCTTCGTGATGCAGGATCCGCCGAGCCATATCGACTTCCGCAAGCTGGTGTCCAGAGGCTTCACACCACGGCAAGTCACCGCCGTCGAACCGAAGGTGCGTGAGTTCGTCGTAGAGCGTCTTGAACGCCTCAAGGAACGCGGCGAAGGCGACATCGTGATCGAACTGTTCAAGCCCTTGCCGTCGATGGTGGTCGCGCATTATCTGGGTGTGCCAGAGCAGGATCGGGCCCAGTTCGACACGTGGACCGACAGCATCGTCGCCTCCGCATCCGGTGGCGCCATCGACCTTACGAGCGTGAGCGCCGATATCGCCCAAACCATCGGCGAACTGATGATGTATTTCACCCAGCTCATCGAGCGCCGGCGCGTGGAACCGGAGGACGACACCATTTCCCATCTGGTCGCCGCCGGAGTCGGCGCCGACGGCGACATCAGCGGGACACTCCAGATTCTCGGCTTCGCATTCACCATGGTCGCGGGCGGCAATGACACCAGTACCGGGTTGCTGGGCGGTGCAGTTCAACTGCTCCACTCCAACCCCGATCAGCGACAGCGGCTCCTTGACGATCCATCACTGCTCACCGGCGCCGTGGAGGAATTCTTGCGCCTCACCTCTCCCGTGCAGGGATTGGCGCGCACCGCGACCCGAGACGTGACCATCGGCGACACCACCATCCCCGCCGGCCGCCGTGCACTATTGATGTACGGCAGCGCGAACCGGGACGAGCGCGAATACGGAGATGACGCAGGCGAATTGGATGTCCTTCGGCAACCGCGCAACATTCTCACCTTCAGCCATGGCAATCACCACTGCCTGGGAGCCGCAGCGGCACGCATGCAATCGCGGGTCGCACTTGAGGAACTGCTCACCCGCATACCGAATTTCGAGGTCGACCTCGACGGGGTCACCTGGGCGGACGGCTCGTATGTGCGAAGGCCCCTGACGGTGCCCATCAGCGTGGGATGA
- a CDS encoding MFS transporter — translation MSTPTADSPTIDQVNRRPVLLLLFASVVAAIGNGVSIVALPWLVLQRTGSAADAAVVAAAGTLPLVFSTLISGTAVDFFGRRKMSIISDVLSLLSVSAIPILAMTTGLSVPLLAALAALGAVFDPAGITARESMLPAAAKAAGWSLDRMNSVYEATFNVAYIVGPGLGGLLIATVGGVNTMWATATTFLISIGAITFLTVDGAGKPAAETRPTGVVSGVLEGLKFVWNVKILRTLALVDMAITALYLPIESVLLPKHFSDTGAPQQLGWMLMAISVGGLLGALGYATMVRYVKRRTIMLCASFTAGITTLGMSLLPPIGVLLVLAACLGFIYGPVAPIANYVMQTRSPEHLRGRVVGVMTSTAYCAGPLGFMLAGPIADKFGVAVTLTIIGVPMLLIAIASTRMPVLRELDRDDPQPHEDPNR, via the coding sequence ATGTCCACTCCGACGGCGGATTCGCCGACAATCGATCAGGTGAATCGCCGGCCGGTTCTCCTGCTGCTCTTCGCATCCGTCGTCGCCGCCATCGGCAACGGCGTGTCGATCGTCGCACTGCCCTGGCTCGTACTGCAGCGGACCGGCTCCGCGGCGGATGCCGCGGTGGTCGCCGCCGCCGGCACGCTCCCGCTGGTGTTCTCGACATTGATCTCGGGAACCGCGGTCGACTTCTTCGGCCGCCGCAAGATGTCGATCATCTCCGATGTCCTCTCGCTGCTATCGGTCTCTGCCATACCGATTCTCGCGATGACCACCGGACTCAGCGTCCCCCTGCTCGCTGCCCTCGCTGCACTCGGCGCCGTCTTCGACCCGGCCGGCATCACCGCCCGAGAATCGATGCTCCCGGCCGCCGCGAAGGCTGCGGGCTGGTCACTCGACCGGATGAACAGCGTCTACGAGGCCACCTTCAACGTCGCATACATCGTGGGACCCGGTCTGGGCGGACTCTTGATCGCCACCGTCGGCGGCGTCAACACCATGTGGGCCACCGCGACGACGTTCCTCATCTCGATCGGGGCCATCACTTTCCTCACGGTCGACGGCGCCGGGAAGCCCGCGGCCGAAACCAGGCCCACCGGTGTCGTCAGCGGCGTGCTCGAGGGGCTGAAATTCGTCTGGAACGTCAAGATCCTGCGGACCCTGGCACTGGTCGACATGGCCATCACTGCGCTGTACTTGCCGATCGAAAGTGTGTTGCTGCCTAAGCATTTCAGCGACACCGGAGCCCCGCAACAGCTGGGCTGGATGCTCATGGCGATCTCCGTCGGTGGGCTACTCGGCGCCCTCGGCTACGCCACCATGGTTCGTTACGTCAAGCGCCGCACCATCATGCTGTGCGCCAGCTTCACAGCCGGCATCACCACACTCGGTATGTCGCTGCTGCCGCCCATCGGGGTGCTGCTGGTGCTGGCCGCATGCCTGGGCTTCATCTACGGACCGGTGGCACCCATCGCCAACTACGTCATGCAGACCCGCTCCCCCGAGCACCTGCGCGGCCGGGTAGTCGGCGTCATGACATCCACCGCATACTGCGCCGGACCCCTTGGCTTTATGCTTGCCGGTCCCATCGCCGATAAGTTCGGCGTCGCCGTGACGTTGACGATCATCGGTGTGCCCATGCTCCTGATCGCGATCGCGAGCACCCGGATGCCCGTGCTGCGTGAGTTGGACCGGGACGATCCTCAGCCTCACGAGGATCCAAATCGGTAG
- a CDS encoding mechanosensitive ion channel family protein: protein MGTLGVVSDLAIQLSESGRDWLIHKPVDIAIYLILGLAVRFLFHRAIDRLVQGAKRTDQAESRRRSFFLRRTPDPVETEDGLGERERRSSAVRTLRGRAQDPARDARRRKRRAQRAQTLGSVLKSPVSFLVLVWVALQSLAILGVNVAPFIASAGIVGVALGFGAQNLVRDFITGIFMLFEDQYGVGDVVDVGDAVGTVESVGLRITTVRDLQGTLWYVRNGGIARVGNFSQDYAVAFLQIPVAYSADVDLACRVALEAAQETVADDALRNEIIGAPEMLGVDGITADAISLRLTVAVRANAQWAVERELRRRIIIAFDENGIRPLYLDGLSCPADELLEKSSR, encoded by the coding sequence ATGGGTACCCTCGGGGTGGTGTCTGACTTAGCAATCCAACTGTCCGAGTCCGGCCGGGATTGGCTGATCCATAAGCCGGTCGACATCGCGATCTACCTGATCCTGGGGCTCGCGGTGAGATTCCTGTTTCACCGGGCTATCGATCGCCTGGTCCAAGGCGCGAAGCGGACCGACCAGGCGGAGAGTCGCCGCCGGTCCTTCTTCCTGCGCCGTACACCGGATCCGGTGGAGACCGAGGACGGCCTTGGCGAGAGAGAGCGACGATCCTCGGCCGTGCGCACGCTGCGGGGGCGCGCTCAGGACCCGGCCCGTGACGCGCGCAGGCGTAAGCGTAGGGCTCAGCGGGCGCAGACCCTCGGCTCCGTCCTCAAGTCCCCTGTCTCTTTTCTCGTGCTTGTCTGGGTGGCCCTGCAGTCGCTCGCAATCCTGGGAGTGAACGTAGCGCCCTTCATCGCCTCCGCAGGAATAGTCGGGGTGGCGCTCGGTTTCGGTGCGCAGAACCTGGTGCGGGACTTCATCACGGGCATCTTCATGTTGTTTGAAGACCAATATGGCGTGGGCGACGTAGTCGACGTCGGAGATGCGGTCGGCACCGTCGAGAGCGTCGGTCTGCGGATCACCACAGTGCGTGACCTGCAAGGCACGCTCTGGTATGTGCGCAACGGGGGGATAGCCAGGGTCGGCAACTTCAGCCAGGATTATGCGGTCGCGTTTCTACAGATCCCGGTGGCCTATAGCGCCGATGTTGATCTGGCCTGCCGGGTGGCGCTGGAGGCCGCGCAAGAGACGGTGGCTGACGACGCACTGCGCAACGAGATCATCGGAGCACCCGAGATGCTAGGAGTGGACGGCATCACCGCGGATGCCATCAGCCTGCGGTTGACGGTGGCGGTTCGTGCCAACGCGCAGTGGGCCGTCGAGCGCGAGTTGCGGCGCCGCATCATCATCGCGTTCGACGAGAACGGCATCCGCCCGCTCTACCTGGATGGACTGTCGTGTCCGGCCGACGAGCTTCTCGAGAAGTCGAGCCGGTGA
- a CDS encoding TetR/AcrR family transcriptional regulator — protein MSWLADARTSVAAEKILDAAAELFVRDGVAAVGMNEIAKAAGCSRATLYRYFENREALHIAYVHREARTITGQVTAAVAGIDDPAERLVSAVLTSLRLVRDNPALSAWFRPGEYVGGSLALHSEVLNAMVSAFVAADDVTALTQLRAKWYVRVIISLLSYPEDNPEDERTLITEFVAPMISADVSPTPAAPAQSGGSATRPAH, from the coding sequence ATGAGTTGGTTGGCCGACGCTCGGACATCGGTAGCCGCGGAGAAGATCCTCGACGCGGCCGCCGAGCTGTTCGTGCGTGACGGTGTCGCCGCCGTCGGCATGAATGAAATCGCCAAGGCCGCCGGCTGTTCCCGGGCAACCCTGTACCGGTACTTCGAGAATCGCGAGGCGCTGCATATCGCCTATGTGCACCGCGAGGCCAGAACCATCACCGGACAGGTCACCGCGGCGGTCGCCGGCATCGACGATCCTGCGGAGCGTCTGGTGAGCGCCGTGCTCACCAGCCTCAGACTGGTCCGCGACAATCCCGCGTTGTCGGCGTGGTTCCGGCCCGGGGAGTACGTCGGTGGCTCACTCGCGCTGCATTCAGAGGTCCTCAACGCCATGGTGTCGGCGTTCGTGGCCGCGGACGACGTCACCGCGCTCACTCAGCTGCGGGCCAAATGGTATGTCCGGGTGATCATCTCGCTCCTGTCTTACCCCGAGGACAATCCCGAGGATGAGCGGACGCTGATCACCGAGTTCGTGGCGCCCATGATTTCCGCAGACGTGAGCCCCACGCCAGCAGCACCTGCACAGTCCGGTGGATCAGCCACGAGGCCGGCACACTGA